A genomic window from Thiomonas arsenitoxydans includes:
- the wrbA gene encoding NAD(P)H:quinone oxidoreductase: MKDILILYYSVHGGTRTLAESMAQGVAQVPGALPRVRTVPRVSTVAEQTAPSIPDDGPPYVELSDLQECAALALGSPTRFGNMAAPLKYFLDQTSALWLSGALAGKPAAVFTSTGTLHGGQESTLLSMMLPLLHHGMLIVGLPYTETGLMTTRGGGTPYGASHHAAPDASLPVSEEEKRLAFALGQRLARVALKLAAD, from the coding sequence ATGAAAGACATCCTGATTCTGTATTACAGCGTACACGGCGGCACCCGCACGCTGGCCGAAAGTATGGCGCAAGGCGTGGCGCAGGTGCCGGGGGCGCTGCCGCGGGTGCGTACCGTGCCGCGGGTCAGCACCGTGGCGGAACAGACTGCACCGTCCATTCCCGACGACGGGCCGCCTTATGTGGAACTGAGCGACCTGCAGGAATGCGCCGCTCTGGCGCTGGGCTCGCCCACTCGGTTTGGCAATATGGCCGCGCCGCTCAAATACTTTCTCGACCAGACCTCAGCGCTATGGCTTTCGGGCGCTCTGGCGGGTAAGCCGGCGGCGGTGTTCACCTCCACCGGCACGCTGCATGGCGGCCAGGAAAGCACCCTGCTGTCGATGATGCTGCCGCTGCTGCACCACGGCATGCTGATCGTCGGCCTGCCCTACACCGAGACGGGGCTGATGACCACCCGCGGCGGCGGCACGCCCTACGGCGCCAGCCATCATGCCGCGCCCGATGCCAGCCTGCCGGTGAGCGAAGAAGAAAAGCGCCTGGCCTTCGCGCTGGGGCAGCGTTTGGCGCGAGTGGCGCTCAAGCTTGCGGCAGACTGA
- a CDS encoding NAD(P)H-dependent flavin oxidoreductase: MSLPAILSKLQLPVIGSPLFIISNPKLVIAQCTAGIVGSFPALNARPASQLDEWLAEITEALAAWNAAHPDQPAAPFAVNQIVHRSNERLEQDMMLCAKYRVPIVITSLGARPEVNQGVHGWGGIVLHDVINQTFAHKAVEKGADGLILVAAGAGGHAGTQSPFALVQETRRWFDGPVVLSGAIARGDSVLAAQAMGADLAYIGSAFIATDEARAAEGYKQMIVDSSAQDIVYSSLFTGVHGNYLRGSIAAAGLDPDHLPEGDPSKMDFAAAIGGAKAWKDIWGCGQGIGAVDRVQPAADLVAQLQREYEAAKTRMCGR; the protein is encoded by the coding sequence ATGAGTCTGCCCGCCATTCTTTCCAAGCTGCAGCTGCCTGTCATCGGGTCGCCGCTGTTCATCATCTCCAATCCCAAGTTGGTGATTGCGCAATGCACCGCGGGCATCGTCGGTAGTTTTCCCGCGCTGAATGCCCGCCCGGCGTCGCAGCTCGACGAATGGCTGGCCGAAATCACCGAGGCACTGGCTGCGTGGAACGCGGCCCATCCCGACCAGCCCGCTGCGCCGTTCGCGGTCAACCAGATCGTTCACCGCAGCAACGAGCGCCTGGAGCAGGACATGATGCTCTGCGCCAAGTACCGAGTGCCCATCGTCATCACCTCGCTGGGCGCTCGCCCCGAAGTGAATCAGGGCGTACATGGTTGGGGTGGCATCGTGCTGCACGATGTGATCAACCAGACCTTTGCGCACAAAGCGGTGGAGAAGGGCGCAGACGGTCTCATTCTGGTGGCGGCCGGCGCCGGCGGACACGCGGGCACGCAATCGCCTTTTGCGCTGGTGCAGGAAACCCGGCGCTGGTTCGACGGGCCGGTTGTGCTTTCAGGCGCCATTGCCCGTGGCGACTCGGTGCTTGCCGCGCAGGCCATGGGGGCCGATCTGGCCTATATCGGCAGCGCCTTCATCGCCACCGACGAGGCGCGCGCCGCCGAGGGCTACAAGCAGATGATCGTGGACAGCAGCGCGCAAGACATCGTGTACTCCAGCCTGTTCACCGGCGTGCACGGCAACTACCTGCGCGGCTCGATTGCCGCCGCCGGGCTCGATCCCGACCATCTGCCCGAGGGCGATCCGAGCAAGATGGATTTCGCCGCCGCCATCGGCGGAGCCAAAGCCTGGAAAGACATCTGGGGCTGCGGCCAGGGCATAGGCGCCGTGGACCGGGTGCAGCCCGCCGCAGACCTTGTGGCCCAACTGCAGCGGGAATACGAAGCCGCGAAAACTCGGATGTGCGGCCGCTGA
- a CDS encoding YihY family inner membrane protein has translation MPRLRPSDTLLASLRTLARRFAQDNLAQTAGSLTFTTLISLVPLLTVVLAVFTAFPAFDRMQGQIQAHLAQTMLPDGISDKVYHYLSDFAAKAKSLGVVSVVFLIVTATSMMLTVDRALNAIWRTPRPRSLAQRVLLYWAGFTLGPLVLGASIGLMSFVAGAHRGLLHHLPGGASALLSFASWAVMAVALAALFRFIPNTEVRWRDALIGGFVAALAFSLGGRALAWYFSTVTTYTAVYGTFAALPLLLLWIYFSWIAVLVGAMIAAYLPSLRVRAIRLDGYAGAEFLNAVQVLKLLHGARLAPDCGLPADQLSKRLRIDPLQLQDLLTVLERLGWIGKVAAKPRSPSRWALLCNPEATPLGPLIDALLLDKKRAAHTSALLGHMLSDEERDWNLAQLLSEPPVTADASASATTSPSRP, from the coding sequence ATGCCCCGCCTACGCCCCTCCGACACCCTGCTCGCCAGCCTGCGCACCCTGGCCCGGCGCTTTGCTCAGGACAATCTGGCGCAAACCGCGGGTAGTCTCACCTTCACCACCCTCATCTCCCTGGTGCCCCTGCTCACCGTGGTGCTGGCGGTGTTCACCGCGTTTCCGGCGTTCGACAGAATGCAGGGACAGATCCAGGCGCATCTGGCGCAAACCATGCTGCCCGATGGCATCTCGGATAAGGTGTATCACTACCTCAGCGATTTCGCCGCCAAGGCCAAGAGCCTCGGGGTGGTCAGCGTGGTTTTTCTCATCGTCACCGCCACTTCGATGATGCTGACCGTCGACCGTGCGCTCAACGCCATCTGGCGCACCCCGCGGCCCCGTTCGCTGGCGCAGCGCGTGCTGCTCTACTGGGCCGGTTTCACCCTCGGCCCACTGGTGCTGGGCGCGAGTATCGGTCTGATGAGCTTCGTCGCTGGCGCACACCGCGGCTTGCTGCACCACCTGCCCGGCGGGGCCAGCGCATTGCTGAGCTTTGCTTCGTGGGCCGTCATGGCTGTGGCGCTGGCGGCGCTGTTCCGCTTCATTCCCAACACCGAAGTGCGTTGGCGCGATGCGCTCATTGGCGGATTCGTCGCCGCGCTGGCCTTCAGTCTGGGCGGGCGGGCGCTGGCCTGGTATTTCTCCACCGTCACCACCTACACCGCGGTCTACGGCACCTTCGCGGCCCTGCCCCTGCTGCTGTTGTGGATCTACTTCAGCTGGATCGCCGTGCTGGTCGGCGCCATGATCGCGGCCTACCTGCCTTCGCTGCGTGTGCGCGCGATCCGGCTGGACGGCTATGCGGGCGCCGAGTTTCTCAACGCGGTGCAAGTGCTCAAGCTGCTCCACGGCGCGCGCCTGGCGCCCGATTGCGGCCTGCCCGCCGATCAACTCTCCAAGCGCCTGCGCATCGATCCCCTGCAATTGCAAGACCTGCTCACCGTGCTGGAACGTCTGGGCTGGATCGGCAAGGTCGCCGCCAAGCCCCGCAGCCCCTCGCGCTGGGCGCTGCTCTGCAACCCCGAGGCCACGCCCCTTGGGCCATTGATCGACGCGCTGCTGCTCGATAAAAAGCGCGCTGCTCACACCTCGGCGCTGCTCGGCCACATGCTCAGCGATGAAGAGCGCGACTGGAATCTGGCCCAACTGCTATCGGAACCGCCCGTCACAGCCGATGCGTCAGCATCTGCCACCACATCGCCCAGTCGCCCATGA
- a CDS encoding DUF962 domain-containing protein — protein MRAHHHRPQAQPEAPSPPNAAQLAGARTFAEFYPLYLAEHRLPLTRKLHFAGSTLALICLFFLIFTANPWWLLAAVICGYAFAWAAHFFVEHNRPATFKRPLFSFMGDWAMWWQMLTHRL, from the coding sequence ATGCGTGCACATCATCATCGCCCGCAGGCTCAGCCTGAGGCGCCGTCACCCCCCAACGCCGCGCAACTCGCCGGGGCGCGCACGTTTGCCGAGTTTTATCCGCTGTATCTGGCCGAGCACCGGCTGCCGCTCACCCGCAAGCTGCACTTCGCTGGCTCGACCCTGGCGCTGATCTGCTTGTTTTTTCTCATTTTCACCGCCAACCCATGGTGGCTGCTCGCGGCCGTCATCTGCGGCTACGCTTTTGCCTGGGCGGCTCACTTTTTTGTCGAACACAACCGACCGGCGACGTTCAAGCGCCCGCTGTTCAGTTTCATGGGCGACTGGGCGATGTGGTGGCAGATGCTGACGCATCGGCTGTGA